The following coding sequences lie in one Photobacterium sp. CCB-ST2H9 genomic window:
- the rhtB gene encoding homoserine/homoserine lactone efflux protein, with amino-acid sequence MALSLWFTFFAACVVFSLAPGAGTVASISNSLNAGFKTAIKGIVGLQLALISHLLIVSFGLGALLASSATAYTVIKYVGAAYLIYIGVTKILMAKRETVSETDTVVNTKALIRQCYIVNMMNPKSIIFLAAFLPQFIDPQQAMAMQYLVLGVTVVLVDTCVMLGYAFMASVAKPYLTSPATMKSLNRIFGSLFVSMGVLLARAEQ; translated from the coding sequence ATGGCGCTCTCTCTTTGGTTCACCTTTTTTGCTGCTTGTGTTGTGTTTAGTCTGGCGCCTGGGGCTGGGACAGTGGCATCGATCAGTAATTCTCTGAATGCCGGGTTTAAAACTGCAATCAAAGGGATTGTCGGGTTGCAACTGGCGCTGATATCTCATTTGCTGATTGTATCTTTTGGATTGGGAGCTTTGCTGGCGTCCTCTGCGACGGCATATACGGTCATTAAATATGTGGGTGCTGCGTATCTGATCTATATCGGTGTCACGAAAATTCTGATGGCGAAGCGAGAGACGGTCAGTGAAACAGACACTGTGGTCAACACGAAAGCGCTGATCCGCCAGTGTTATATCGTCAATATGATGAATCCGAAGTCGATCATTTTCCTGGCGGCATTTCTGCCTCAGTTTATTGACCCGCAACAGGCAATGGCGATGCAATATCTGGTTTTGGGTGTGACGGTCGTGTTGGTTGATACCTGCGTCATGCTGGGTTACGCCTTCATGGCGAGTGTCGCAAAACCTTATCTGACCAGCCCTGCAACCATGAAATCGCTGAATCGTATTTTTGGTTCTTTATTTGTTTCTATGGGCGTCCTGCTGGCACGTGCAGAACAATAG
- the ycaC gene encoding isochorismate family cysteine hydrolase YcaC, translating into MSNPYVRLDKDNAAVLLVDHQTGLLSLVRDIDPDKFKNNVLALADMALYFKLPTILTTSFEQGPNGPLVPELKEMFPDAPYIARPGQINAWDNDDFVAAVKATGKKQLIVAGVVTEVCVAFPVLSAIEAGYEVFVIADASGTFNAMTRDAAWDRMSAAGAQMMTWFGAACELHRDWRNDIEGLGTLFSNHIPDYRNLMNSYFTLQQGK; encoded by the coding sequence ATGAGTAACCCATATGTTCGATTGGATAAAGACAATGCGGCAGTGCTTCTGGTGGACCATCAAACCGGACTCTTATCCCTGGTCAGAGATATAGACCCGGATAAGTTTAAAAACAACGTCCTGGCTTTAGCCGATATGGCGCTTTATTTTAAATTACCCACAATTTTAACAACGAGTTTTGAGCAAGGTCCGAACGGCCCTTTAGTGCCTGAACTGAAAGAAATGTTTCCTGATGCCCCATATATAGCAAGACCAGGGCAGATCAATGCATGGGATAATGACGATTTTGTTGCGGCCGTGAAAGCGACCGGGAAAAAGCAGCTGATTGTGGCGGGTGTGGTGACGGAAGTCTGCGTCGCGTTTCCGGTGCTGTCTGCGATTGAAGCCGGATATGAAGTTTTCGTGATTGCTGATGCTTCCGGCACCTTTAACGCGATGACTCGTGATGCCGCGTGGGATCGGATGTCGGCGGCGGGGGCTCAGATGATGACCTGGTTTGGCGCGGCCTGTGAATTACACCGTGACTGGCGAAACGACATTGAAGGACTGGGAACGCTGTTTTCCAATCATATTCCTGATTACAGGAACTTAATGAACAGTTACTTTACGCTTCAGCAAGGAAAATGA
- the bla gene encoding class A beta-lactamase: MKNTCLFIGLMLFAPLTFSSTLEETISSIEQRTSGQIGVSVLDTQNKQTWDYKGNERFPMMSTFKTLACAKMLYDAEQGHLDKSTSVAVDADQLITWSPATEKLAGSTITIEKACEATMLTSDNTAANLVLQQIGGPQGVTKFLREIGDNSTQLDRIEPLLNQAEAGDLRDTTTPNAMVKALNTLLFGTVLSEHSTAQLQRWMQNNQVSDPLLRSVLPKGWFIADRSGAGGHGSRGITAIVWNPTREPVIISIYLTQSSLEMSERNQVIAEIGQGILKAYRIQ, encoded by the coding sequence ATGAAAAATACATGCCTTTTTATCGGATTAATGCTTTTCGCGCCACTCACCTTTTCTTCGACCCTGGAAGAAACCATTTCATCAATTGAACAACGGACGTCCGGTCAAATTGGTGTCTCTGTTTTAGATACCCAAAATAAACAAACCTGGGACTATAAGGGCAATGAACGCTTTCCAATGATGAGTACGTTCAAAACCCTGGCCTGTGCAAAAATGCTCTACGATGCTGAACAGGGTCATCTCGATAAGAGCACATCCGTAGCGGTCGATGCAGATCAGCTTATCACCTGGTCCCCCGCCACGGAAAAGCTGGCCGGCAGCACGATCACCATCGAAAAAGCCTGTGAAGCCACCATGCTGACAAGCGATAACACAGCGGCTAATCTGGTTTTACAGCAGATCGGCGGCCCTCAGGGCGTGACAAAGTTTTTACGTGAAATTGGCGATAACTCTACTCAGCTGGATCGAATTGAACCGCTGTTAAATCAGGCTGAAGCCGGTGATTTGCGTGATACAACCACGCCCAATGCGATGGTTAAGGCTTTAAACACGCTTTTGTTTGGGACTGTACTGTCTGAACATTCAACAGCACAACTTCAACGCTGGATGCAAAACAATCAGGTTTCAGATCCGCTGCTCCGTTCTGTACTGCCCAAAGGCTGGTTCATTGCCGACCGCTCGGGCGCAGGTGGCCATGGCTCTCGCGGTATTACCGCAATTGTCTGGAACCCGACACGTGAGCCCGTTATCATCAGCATTTATCTGACACAATCATCGCTGGAAATGTCAGAACGGAATCAAGTGATTGCCGAAATCGGTCAAGGGATATTGAAAGCATACCGCATTCAATAA
- a CDS encoding YdcF family protein gives MSFLLLSVLLLLTIFLSFRKWKKTASVLSFLLTAITLLIGTGIIPKYLLENLQVKYQEKPQIHWASKNAIVLLGAGTEKIETLTSIEPTFFAYSRISETASQYKSCEASQQICNVIISGGDAQKNGRSEAAVYQDALLKLGVPAADIVVEPDSMNTWKNAEFTSQIIRMNHFDHVVLVSSGLHMRRSELYFKHFGVLVTPVRADYMAARPTWIPNWYNFVMTDFALHEYIGHLRYDIYNFMGWNIQRQNPGDA, from the coding sequence ATGAGCTTTTTATTACTTTCAGTTTTACTTCTGCTCACCATTTTCTTGTCTTTCAGAAAATGGAAAAAAACAGCATCTGTTTTATCTTTTCTTTTAACCGCAATCACTTTATTGATTGGTACAGGTATCATCCCTAAGTACTTATTAGAAAATTTACAGGTGAAATATCAGGAAAAACCGCAGATACACTGGGCATCTAAAAATGCGATTGTGTTATTAGGTGCAGGCACAGAAAAGATCGAAACTCTGACGTCTATTGAACCCACCTTTTTTGCATACAGCCGGATCAGTGAAACTGCCAGTCAATATAAAAGCTGTGAAGCAAGCCAGCAAATCTGTAACGTGATTATCAGTGGTGGTGATGCCCAGAAAAACGGCCGCTCTGAAGCAGCGGTGTATCAGGATGCGCTTTTGAAACTGGGAGTACCGGCTGCTGACATTGTGGTGGAACCCGACAGCATGAATACCTGGAAAAATGCTGAATTTACCAGCCAGATTATCCGGATGAATCACTTTGACCATGTCGTTCTGGTTTCATCAGGTTTACACATGAGACGCAGTGAACTTTATTTCAAACATTTTGGTGTTCTGGTCACGCCGGTGAGAGCTGATTATATGGCCGCCAGACCAACATGGATTCCCAACTGGTATAACTTCGTCATGACCGATTTTGCATTGCATGAATACATTGGTCATCTCAGATACGACATTTATAACTTCATGGGATGGAATATTCAGCGGCAGAATCCGGGAGACGCCTGA
- a CDS encoding CynX/NimT family MFS transporter, with protein MAELNKRFFAVRAFWPMLVIIGLAVNLRPPITAIGPLLDDIRMDTGLSVQAASMLTVLPMLCMGLFPLLLPFVERRLSESVWISTGLFTIATASFSRFWMTDGFGLIVTAMLAGIGIAIVQTLTPGVVKRWYPQSVPLAMGGYSASLMAGGGLVAILSPQVAHYSENWQTGLGVWIVPALIAALLWWLKPREVLETHDKSVPVNFWGNRRAWLLASYFGLANGVYASMITWLPTFAQSLGWNAENSGKLIGIMTVFQVIAAVVAPALSSGRLDRRLWLFFAVGIQFAGLSGLMLMPEAMLVVWVAMIGCGLGACFALTLTVALDHLSAPRLAGALTAFVQGIGFIITAMTPYLVSLLFEWTGTFQTSWFMLSLTLVMMLLVTFQFSPSSYARAMNIS; from the coding sequence ATGGCTGAACTGAACAAACGTTTTTTCGCGGTCAGAGCTTTCTGGCCAATGCTGGTCATCATTGGGTTAGCGGTCAATTTACGTCCGCCGATCACTGCGATTGGTCCTTTGCTGGATGACATTCGTATGGACACCGGACTTAGTGTACAGGCTGCTTCGATGTTGACGGTTTTACCGATGCTGTGCATGGGACTGTTTCCGTTACTGTTACCTTTTGTAGAACGTCGGCTGAGTGAAAGTGTCTGGATATCGACAGGACTGTTTACCATCGCCACAGCGAGTTTCAGTCGGTTCTGGATGACGGATGGTTTCGGACTGATCGTCACCGCAATGCTGGCGGGAATTGGGATCGCAATAGTACAGACGCTCACTCCCGGGGTGGTCAAACGCTGGTATCCGCAATCAGTGCCGTTGGCGATGGGCGGCTATTCCGCCTCGCTGATGGCTGGTGGGGGCCTTGTGGCCATATTGAGTCCTCAAGTTGCACATTATTCTGAGAACTGGCAAACAGGGTTGGGGGTTTGGATTGTCCCTGCCTTGATTGCAGCACTGTTATGGTGGTTAAAACCCAGGGAAGTCCTGGAGACCCATGATAAAAGTGTTCCGGTCAATTTTTGGGGAAATCGTCGGGCCTGGTTACTTGCCAGTTACTTTGGACTGGCGAATGGCGTCTATGCATCCATGATTACCTGGTTACCGACTTTCGCTCAGTCTCTGGGCTGGAATGCAGAAAACAGTGGCAAACTGATTGGCATCATGACGGTGTTTCAGGTGATTGCTGCAGTGGTGGCACCGGCATTGTCTTCCGGACGACTGGACAGACGACTCTGGTTGTTCTTTGCTGTCGGAATTCAGTTTGCGGGGCTGAGCGGCTTGATGTTGATGCCTGAAGCGATGCTGGTTGTATGGGTGGCAATGATTGGCTGCGGATTGGGCGCTTGTTTTGCACTGACTTTGACGGTCGCGCTTGATCACCTGTCTGCGCCGAGACTTGCTGGCGCACTGACCGCTTTTGTACAGGGGATTGGCTTTATCATCACGGCCATGACACCTTATCTCGTCAGTTTATTGTTTGAATGGACTGGCACCTTTCAGACGTCATGGTTCATGTTGAGCCTGACGCTTGTCATGATGCTTCTCGTTACTTTCCAATTTTCACCTTCGAGTTATGCCAGAGCGATGAATATATCCTGA
- the cynS gene encoding cyanase, with protein sequence MIQSQIVNTARRELTDRIIEAKAKKNLSFEQIAEGTGLSDIFVTAALLGQQPLPAESAQLVGARLGLDEQAIELLQAIPMRGSVENNMPSDPTIYRFYEMMQVYGTTLKALVHEKFGDGIISAINFRMDIKKVEDPEGGSRAVITLDGKFLPYKPF encoded by the coding sequence ATGATCCAATCACAAATTGTGAATACTGCCCGACGTGAACTCACCGATCGCATTATTGAAGCCAAAGCGAAGAAAAATCTCTCTTTTGAGCAAATCGCGGAAGGTACAGGCCTCAGTGATATTTTCGTCACGGCGGCATTGCTCGGACAGCAGCCATTGCCGGCAGAGAGTGCGCAATTGGTTGGTGCCAGACTCGGCCTGGATGAGCAGGCGATAGAACTGCTGCAAGCGATTCCGATGCGAGGTAGTGTCGAAAACAATATGCCGTCGGACCCGACGATCTATCGCTTTTACGAGATGATGCAAGTCTATGGCACCACGCTCAAAGCATTGGTCCACGAGAAGTTTGGTGATGGCATCATCAGTGCAATCAACTTCCGGATGGATATCAAGAAGGTTGAAGACCCGGAAGGCGGCTCACGGGCAGTCATTACGCTTGATGGCAAATTTTTACCATACAAACCTTTCTGA
- a CDS encoding carbonic anhydrase yields MKDIIEGFLKFRREAFPQRAELFKNLAEKQNPRTLFISCSDSRFVPELVTQCEPGGLFVIRNAGNIVPSYGREPGGVSASIEYAVTALEVSDVVICGHSDCGAMTAIATCQCMDHMPAVSDWLRNADSARIVHQAAEYRNARASTEAMVRENVLAQLENIKTHPSVRLALREGRLALHGWVYDIESGQIDALNGATSTFVPLKDNTDVCATPASLSMAV; encoded by the coding sequence ATGAAAGATATTATTGAAGGCTTTTTAAAGTTCCGGCGTGAAGCGTTCCCTCAGCGCGCAGAACTGTTTAAGAACCTGGCTGAGAAGCAAAATCCGCGAACATTGTTTATTTCCTGTTCTGACAGCCGGTTTGTGCCGGAACTGGTGACTCAGTGTGAGCCCGGTGGACTGTTTGTTATCCGCAATGCGGGGAACATCGTACCGTCTTACGGGAGAGAACCCGGCGGCGTGTCTGCATCGATCGAGTACGCGGTGACTGCTCTTGAAGTCTCGGATGTAGTGATCTGCGGTCATTCAGATTGTGGTGCTATGACTGCGATTGCGACCTGCCAGTGTATGGATCATATGCCGGCAGTCAGCGACTGGCTGCGAAACGCAGATTCAGCGCGAATTGTTCATCAGGCGGCTGAGTACCGTAATGCGCGTGCCAGTACAGAAGCCATGGTTCGGGAAAACGTGCTGGCTCAGCTTGAAAATATCAAAACCCATCCCTCGGTTCGTCTGGCTTTAAGAGAAGGGCGCCTGGCTTTGCACGGCTGGGTCTACGATATCGAATCAGGACAGATTGATGCCCTGAACGGTGCGACCAGCACCTTCGTTCCTTTGAAAGACAATACCGACGTTTGTGCAACCCCTGCATCGCTGTCCATGGCGGTGTAA
- the cynR gene encoding transcriptional regulator CynR: protein MLLRHIKYFLAVAEHCSFTQAAASMYVSQPALSQQIKQLEETLGVTLFDRSGRKIKLTDAGEVYARYARRSLQDLEEGLRAIHDVGDLTRGSLRLAMTPTFSTYLIGPLIKAFHERYPHITLSVNEMPQEQMEEKLLADQFDVGIAFETVQSAELDFQPLLVETLAFVTTQDHPLASAQEIKLKSLNDQPLVLLNRDFATRLQIDRYFSQHKVHPRVQMEANSLSAVIEIVRHTQLSTLLPANIAKNNEELKAIAITPSLFQRTAVLLQRKGAYQSAATQAFIQLAHQHIELNELS, encoded by the coding sequence ATGCTCCTGAGACACATTAAATATTTCCTTGCCGTTGCGGAACACTGCAGCTTCACCCAGGCTGCTGCATCAATGTATGTATCCCAACCGGCTTTATCACAACAAATCAAGCAGCTGGAAGAGACTTTAGGGGTAACGCTGTTCGACCGTTCTGGCCGCAAAATAAAACTGACAGATGCAGGTGAAGTGTATGCACGTTATGCACGTCGTTCACTACAGGATCTTGAGGAAGGACTTCGGGCGATTCATGACGTTGGCGATCTGACCCGCGGTTCTCTGCGGCTTGCCATGACCCCCACCTTCTCAACGTACCTCATCGGGCCGTTGATCAAAGCCTTTCACGAACGATACCCACACATCACGCTCAGCGTAAATGAAATGCCACAGGAGCAAATGGAAGAAAAATTGCTTGCAGATCAGTTTGATGTCGGAATCGCTTTTGAAACCGTGCAATCAGCAGAACTCGACTTCCAGCCATTGCTGGTGGAAACCCTGGCATTTGTGACAACTCAGGATCACCCGCTAGCCAGTGCACAAGAAATCAAGCTGAAATCGTTGAATGATCAGCCACTTGTGCTTCTGAATCGTGACTTTGCAACCCGTCTCCAGATAGACCGGTATTTCAGCCAGCACAAAGTACACCCCCGGGTGCAGATGGAAGCCAACTCGCTGAGTGCGGTGATCGAGATCGTCCGCCATACACAGCTCTCAACCCTGCTCCCTGCCAACATTGCCAAAAATAATGAGGAATTAAAGGCGATCGCTATCACGCCCTCACTCTTTCAGCGCACAGCCGTCCTGCTGCAGCGCAAAGGGGCCTATCAATCTGCAGCCACTCAGGCATTTATCCAGTTAGCACATCAGCATATTGAATTAAACGAACTGTCCTGA
- a CDS encoding Gfo/Idh/MocA family protein translates to MKWGIFGTSFISGVMAEAIKSDSESELYAVAGRSEGNLAAFAKQHSVEKTFSDYDLLLSDEQVDIIYIALPNHLHHDFIIKAAQQGKAVLCEKSLSIDMEKTELALQAVREHQVFFAEGLMYLHHPLIRELVAVLESGEIGELRSIHTSYIASIAQFVNPESKGALYNLGCYPLSLLYLVVKTMLGEQAFENRTLKAMSRRGADNNICESSLLMSFGEQNTAYVHTAEDHGLKHQFTVLGSKGCITMESNPWLPASENHFSVEIYETSKRDIAVTAQGDAFFYQVRQVRKAVEAGQKELVSPCATWQDSYNIMRLLTEWESLGAF, encoded by the coding sequence ATGAAGTGGGGGATTTTTGGAACGAGTTTTATCTCTGGCGTGATGGCGGAAGCGATCAAAAGTGACAGCGAAAGTGAATTATATGCAGTGGCCGGTCGCTCCGAGGGCAACTTAGCGGCCTTTGCCAAACAGCATTCAGTAGAGAAGACATTTTCAGATTATGATTTGCTATTGAGTGATGAGCAGGTTGATATTATTTACATTGCTTTGCCGAATCATCTTCATCATGACTTTATCATTAAAGCCGCTCAGCAAGGTAAAGCCGTGTTATGTGAGAAGTCGCTTTCTATTGATATGGAGAAAACTGAACTGGCGCTGCAAGCAGTTCGAGAACATCAGGTGTTTTTCGCAGAAGGACTGATGTACCTGCATCATCCGTTGATTCGTGAGCTGGTTGCGGTACTCGAATCCGGAGAGATTGGTGAACTGCGCTCGATTCACACTTCGTACATCGCATCGATTGCTCAGTTCGTCAATCCTGAGAGCAAAGGGGCGTTGTATAACCTGGGTTGTTACCCGTTATCATTACTGTATCTGGTTGTGAAAACCATGTTGGGCGAACAAGCTTTCGAGAATCGTACCCTCAAGGCAATGAGCAGAAGGGGCGCGGACAATAACATCTGCGAATCGAGTTTACTGATGAGTTTCGGCGAACAAAACACGGCCTACGTCCATACCGCCGAAGATCATGGCTTGAAGCACCAGTTTACGGTTCTCGGCAGTAAAGGCTGTATCACCATGGAATCGAATCCATGGCTTCCGGCTTCAGAGAACCACTTCAGTGTAGAAATCTACGAAACCTCAAAACGTGACATTGCAGTCACCGCGCAAGGCGATGCGTTCTTTTATCAGGTCCGTCAAGTGCGTAAAGCGGTAGAAGCCGGGCAAAAGGAATTGGTGAGCCCCTGTGCAACCTGGCAAGATTCTTACAATATTATGCGGTTATTAACAGAATGGGAAAGTCTCGGTGCGTTTTAA
- a CDS encoding putative quinol monooxygenase: MSQTIFVTAELRMNAEKPRSAVIQAIEQFCLDMQSETGCLQAIATYDDNMPQRVILWECYENRDAIEAHFSMPHTRAFIALEMTELVQAFETQKNGEQAL, encoded by the coding sequence ATGAGCCAAACGATTTTTGTCACCGCTGAATTGAGAATGAATGCCGAGAAGCCCAGATCGGCGGTTATTCAAGCAATCGAGCAGTTCTGTCTTGATATGCAGAGTGAAACGGGCTGTTTGCAAGCGATCGCAACGTACGATGACAACATGCCTCAACGTGTGATCCTGTGGGAGTGTTATGAGAATCGTGATGCCATTGAAGCACATTTCAGCATGCCCCATACCCGCGCATTTATTGCATTGGAAATGACCGAGTTGGTTCAGGCTTTTGAAACACAGAAAAACGGAGAGCAGGCATTATGA
- a CDS encoding LysR family transcriptional regulator codes for MDKLTSMKVFAYVVEHGNFRTAAHHFDLFPTMIGKHISFLEQSLGTQLIHRTTRKQSLTEAGKLYYQECHRIIEDITNAENLIHTLVNRPRGTVKVNCPVTYGKKVLAPIVADFLAQYPDINVELMLDNNLIDPYRSDADVIIRIGELVDSSLVARTLGDYQMTYCAAPAYLEKHGRIHSLDDLSHHSCLGFQYHQGESQQVLDLPSNTFAHSSTRLASNNGDVLKFAAIQGTGVLLQPKILVEPEIESGLLVEILKDAVPKAKPIHLLYRSKHLSLKNRTFVDFVLGAASSGRKKMDKVGGLEDEL; via the coding sequence ATGGACAAACTGACCAGCATGAAGGTGTTCGCGTATGTTGTTGAACACGGAAACTTTCGCACCGCAGCACATCACTTCGATCTTTTCCCAACCATGATCGGCAAACATATCAGCTTCTTAGAACAAAGCCTGGGGACACAACTGATTCATCGCACCACCCGAAAACAGTCCCTTACCGAAGCAGGCAAGCTCTACTACCAAGAGTGCCATCGCATTATTGAAGACATTACCAATGCAGAAAACCTGATCCATACACTGGTGAATAGACCCCGAGGTACAGTGAAAGTGAACTGTCCGGTCACGTATGGAAAAAAGGTACTTGCCCCGATCGTAGCCGATTTTCTCGCTCAATATCCTGATATCAATGTGGAATTGATGCTCGACAATAACCTGATTGATCCATATCGATCCGATGCCGACGTGATTATCCGGATCGGTGAACTGGTAGACTCTTCGCTGGTTGCAAGAACATTAGGCGACTACCAGATGACCTATTGTGCCGCCCCTGCTTATCTTGAAAAGCATGGACGGATTCATTCGTTAGATGATCTCAGCCATCACAGCTGCCTGGGTTTTCAATACCATCAAGGTGAAAGCCAGCAGGTACTGGATCTGCCATCCAATACGTTTGCTCACAGCAGCACCCGACTCGCTTCAAACAATGGCGACGTATTGAAGTTCGCAGCAATTCAAGGCACCGGCGTACTGCTTCAACCAAAGATTTTGGTCGAGCCAGAAATCGAATCCGGCCTGTTGGTAGAAATTCTCAAAGATGCGGTCCCCAAAGCCAAGCCGATACATCTGCTGTACCGTTCAAAACATCTGTCTCTGAAAAACCGCACCTTTGTTGATTTTGTCCTTGGTGCAGCAAGTTCTGGAAGAAAAAAGATGGATAAAGTGGGAGGTCTTGAAGATGAATTGTAG
- the ppiC gene encoding peptidylprolyl isomerase PpiC: protein MASTAAALHILVKHKEQADDILNQLKKGAKFQTLAKKYSTCPSGKRGGDLGEFRKGAMVPAFDKAVFTGKVLEPIGPVKTKFGYHVIKVLYRT, encoded by the coding sequence ATGGCCTCTACCGCAGCAGCATTGCACATTCTGGTGAAACATAAAGAACAAGCTGACGACATTCTCAATCAGCTGAAGAAAGGCGCCAAGTTCCAGACGCTGGCAAAGAAATATTCCACCTGCCCATCCGGTAAACGTGGTGGTGATCTCGGTGAATTCCGCAAAGGCGCCATGGTTCCGGCATTCGATAAAGCTGTTTTTACCGGCAAAGTGCTTGAGCCGATTGGCCCGGTGAAGACGAAGTTTGGGTATCACGTCATCAAGGTGCTGTATCGGACGTAA
- a CDS encoding ABC-ATPase domain-containing protein: MDLLEARLKKIDRRNYRSYSSLRGQYNFVDYDFFIDIPQSDPFAPATRVRARRQWSLTDLAWLKEQSADYQRAARDFIARQFAELAKEVNEIQIDRPGQAVLDRTAVVFDDDAIELRFRVDLPADGRTIIAKKTLNLLTFTLPKIIRRATIARELPMEDLRRHCETVEDQVALRAQLKDKNLIAFVADNSVLPRLAGNSDQPMPDAVTFRSPDELAVELEAPHAGKLRGMGIPTGITMIVGGGFHGKSTLLNAVENAVYDHIPGDGREYVVTDETATKIRAEDGRCVHSVDLSPYISNLPMGKDTTCFSTQNASGSTSQAAWLQESLEAGAQTLLIDEDTSASNFMIRDERMQALIAKDDEPITPLVDRIALLRNHLNTSVMLVMGGSGDYLDVADTVIQMHSYEAVDVTAKAKIVVQSHPTQRQPEGSDTIERPRTRQLNRSGLQAQLEEGKFRIQVKNKQGLRFGREFVDLQALEQITDASQLHAIGWLWCQLAMMKGWEKQPVKAFAKMLHQDWFRTMPNYGDFAKPRVVDVMAVLNRMRKAEFK; encoded by the coding sequence ATGGACTTACTGGAAGCCAGACTCAAAAAAATCGACCGACGCAATTACCGCAGCTACTCCAGCCTGCGTGGTCAGTACAACTTTGTTGATTACGATTTCTTTATCGATATCCCGCAATCGGATCCGTTCGCACCGGCAACCCGTGTGCGTGCACGCCGACAATGGTCGCTGACGGATCTGGCCTGGCTGAAAGAACAGTCGGCAGATTATCAGCGTGCGGCGCGTGATTTTATTGCCCGTCAGTTTGCTGAACTGGCAAAAGAAGTGAACGAGATTCAGATTGACCGTCCGGGTCAGGCTGTCCTGGATCGCACTGCAGTCGTTTTCGATGACGATGCCATTGAGCTGCGTTTCCGTGTTGATCTGCCTGCTGACGGTCGCACCATCATTGCCAAGAAAACATTGAACCTGCTGACGTTTACCCTGCCGAAAATTATCCGTCGTGCCACCATTGCCCGTGAGCTGCCGATGGAAGATCTGCGCCGTCACTGTGAAACGGTCGAAGATCAGGTCGCTCTGCGTGCGCAGTTGAAAGACAAGAACCTGATTGCCTTTGTCGCCGATAACAGTGTCTTGCCGCGACTGGCGGGCAACAGCGATCAGCCCATGCCGGATGCAGTCACCTTCAGAAGTCCGGACGAACTGGCCGTCGAACTGGAAGCACCGCATGCAGGTAAACTCCGCGGGATGGGTATTCCGACCGGGATCACCATGATCGTCGGTGGCGGCTTCCACGGTAAATCAACTTTGCTGAATGCGGTTGAAAATGCTGTGTATGACCATATCCCGGGCGACGGCCGTGAATATGTGGTGACCGATGAGACAGCAACCAAAATCCGCGCTGAAGATGGCCGTTGTGTGCACAGTGTGGATTTGTCACCTTACATCAGCAATCTGCCAATGGGCAAAGACACCACGTGTTTCAGCACCCAAAATGCTTCGGGTTCAACCTCGCAGGCTGCCTGGTTGCAGGAATCTCTCGAAGCTGGCGCTCAGACCCTGCTGATCGATGAAGACACCTCGGCATCGAACTTTATGATCCGCGATGAGCGGATGCAGGCGCTGATTGCGAAAGACGATGAACCAATTACACCATTGGTTGACCGTATTGCACTGCTGAGAAACCACCTGAATACATCTGTCATGCTGGTCATGGGGGGGTCTGGTGACTATCTGGACGTAGCTGATACCGTGATTCAGATGCACAGTTACGAAGCCGTCGACGTCACAGCTAAAGCAAAGATCGTGGTGCAGTCTCACCCGACACAACGCCAGCCGGAAGGCAGCGATACCATTGAGCGTCCGCGTACCCGTCAGCTGAACCGCTCCGGGTTACAGGCGCAACTGGAAGAAGGCAAGTTCCGGATTCAGGTGAAGAACAAGCAAGGACTGCGCTTTGGCCGTGAGTTTGTGGATCTGCAGGCGCTGGAACAGATTACCGATGCGAGTCAGTTACATGCCATCGGCTGGCTGTGGTGCCAGCTGGCTATGATGAAAGGCTGGGAAAAACAACCGGTCAAAGCCTTTGCTAAGATGCTGCATCAGGACTGGTTCCGCACCATGCCGAACTATGGTGATTTTGCCAAGCCGCGCGTAGTTGACGTGATGGCAGTGCTGAACCGGATGCGGAAAGCTGAGTTTAAATAA